A single genomic interval of Pyrus communis chromosome 7, drPyrComm1.1, whole genome shotgun sequence harbors:
- the LOC137740440 gene encoding uncharacterized protein produces the protein MEVKMVFKLSVVEDKKGVKLVVVLDMEEAKGVKKAEVEVDTVAVDKAVDKEVVKEVATAMDKVVVKDAANKEVVKEAAMEVDKVVVKEEVVVVDKAVEKAVAVEEGVEDMEAEKVAVDKEEEAVAKVVEKEAVVAKVVVEEEVAKVVADKEEEVVDMVVGVRAVAVKDKEEVKEEVAVVMEVEKVEVEAVVVKDKEVIKEEVVAAMEVEKVEAEVEVVAKEVVKAVDMLVAVEAVRDKEVVKEELAAAMEVEKVEAEVVKAVVEMVDKEVVKVEVVVVVDMVEVVKVVVVAGIKVDKEEVKGAVVVDTVLAVVEVVDTVVAAMVAMAVVINSSHQIRVYVC, from the coding sequence ATGGAGGTGAAAATGGTGTTCAAACTATCAGTGGTGGAGGACAAGAAGGGGGTCAAGTTGGTGGTGGTACTGGATATGGAGGAGGCCAAGGGGGTGAAAAAggcggaggtggaggtggaTACGGTGGCGGTGGACAAGGCGGTGGACAAGGAGGTGGTCAAGGAGGTAGCCACAGCGATGGACAAGGTGGTGGTAAAGGACGCGGCCAACAAGGAGGTGGTCAAGGAGGCAGCCATGGAGGTGGACAAGGTGGTGGTaaaggaggaggtggtggtggtggacaaGGCGGTGGAAAAGGCGGTGGCGGTGGAGGAGGGGGTAGAGGACATGGAGGCGGAAAAGGTGGCGGTGGACAAGGAGGAGGAGGCGGTGGCCAAGGTGGTGGAAAAGGAGGCGGTGGTGGCCAAGGTGGTGGTAGAGGAGGAGGTGGCCAAGGTGGTGGCGgacaaggaggaggaggtggtggatATGGTGGTGGGGGTAAGGGCGGTGGCAGTCAAGGACAAGGAGGAGGTAAAGGAGGAGGTGGCAGTGGTCATGGAGGTGGAAAAGGTGGAGGTGGAAGCGGTGGTGGTCAAGGACAAGGAGGTGATAAAGGAGGAGGTGGTAGCGGCCATGGAGGTGGAAAAGGTGGAGGCGGAGGTGGAAGTGGTGGCCAAGGAGGTGGTCAAGGCGGTGGATATGTTGGTGGCAGTGGAGGCGGTAAGGGACAAGGAGGTGGTAAAGGAGGAGCTGGCAGCAGCCATGGAGGTGGAAAAGGTGGAGGCGGAGGTGGTAAAGGCGGTGGTGGAAATGGTGGACAAGGAGGTGGTAaaggtggaggtggtggtggtggtggatatGGTGGAGGTGGTAAAGGTGGTGGTAGTGGCGGGCATCAAGGTGGACAAGGAGGAGGTAAAGGGGGCGGTGGTGGTGGATACGGTGCTGGCagtggtggaggtggtggatACGGTAGTGGCAGCAATGGTAGCCATGGCGGTGGTTATTAATTCTAGCCACCAAATCAGGGTGTATGTATGTTGA